The following coding sequences lie in one Eubacterium ventriosum genomic window:
- a CDS encoding DUF4366 domain-containing protein has translation MRLKKLSLLLALTLLVSVSALPVTAHAGGSKDTTPPTLTASLEGDALKIESSDDLSGVEAVFVDENRINSLTDGKASVALKDYAGTEKQVSIYAKDYAGNRSDAVKLDNPYYKEPAPEKKPAVAAPQSPSGTQTKPPKEEKPSGSNVATPSGGGNSSGSDNSTGQQENTSAVPEGAFTPEGTGTVQDNISGTDGEKQFYTITTDAGNVFYLVIDGKREDNNVYFLNGVTESDLMALAEKNNGSMSMIPQEESCSCTEKCEAGKVNTGCPVCKNDLNGCKGKEKPTETEKPAEPEKPKKETGSVGTILFILVALLAVGGIGYYVKIVRPKQQAEDDAEFEDDGYGEGFDPDEAYGEPEYLSEDDFDDKDSK, from the coding sequence ATGAGGCTTAAAAAACTTTCCCTGCTGCTGGCGCTTACGCTTCTTGTAAGTGTCAGCGCATTACCTGTAACGGCTCATGCCGGCGGTTCCAAAGACACCACACCGCCAACGCTGACTGCTTCCCTGGAGGGCGATGCCCTGAAAATAGAAAGCAGTGACGATCTATCCGGCGTGGAGGCGGTCTTTGTTGATGAAAACCGTATCAACTCCCTTACCGATGGGAAAGCGTCGGTTGCACTAAAAGATTATGCAGGAACAGAAAAACAGGTAAGCATATACGCAAAGGATTATGCAGGAAACCGTTCTGATGCGGTAAAGCTGGATAATCCGTATTACAAAGAACCGGCTCCTGAAAAGAAACCTGCTGTGGCAGCACCCCAGAGTCCGTCCGGTACACAGACAAAACCGCCTAAGGAAGAAAAACCTTCCGGCTCAAACGTTGCAACTCCTTCCGGCGGCGGAAATTCTTCCGGTTCAGATAACAGTACCGGACAGCAGGAAAATACTTCTGCGGTCCCGGAAGGTGCATTTACCCCGGAAGGCACCGGAACGGTACAGGACAACATCAGTGGTACGGATGGGGAAAAACAGTTTTACACCATCACTACGGACGCGGGCAATGTCTTTTATCTGGTGATCGACGGGAAACGGGAAGATAACAATGTCTACTTCTTAAACGGCGTCACAGAGTCCGACCTGATGGCGCTTGCAGAAAAGAACAATGGCAGCATGAGCATGATTCCCCAGGAAGAAAGCTGCAGCTGCACAGAAAAATGTGAGGCGGGAAAAGTCAATACCGGCTGCCCGGTCTGCAAAAATGACTTAAATGGCTGCAAAGGAAAAGAAAAGCCGACGGAAACTGAAAAACCGGCAGAACCGGAAAAGCCGAAGAAAGAAACCGGCAGCGTCGGCACGATCCTGTTTATCCTTGTTGCCTTACTTGCGGTCGGCGGAATCGGTTACTATGTAAAAATCGTGCGTCCGAAACAGCAGGCCGAGGACGATGCGGAATTTGAGGATGACGGTTATGGCGAAGGCTTTGACCCGGATGAGGCATACGGGGAACCGGAATATCTTTCAGAGGACGATTTTGACGACAAGGACAGCAAATAA